One region of Estrella lausannensis genomic DNA includes:
- a CDS encoding macro domain-containing protein: MSVSAFFNTEITSTSPLENAGNFCLSPLRTLFGGRSFSVVSENEKVIEWNPPKKSTLEKVIMIAVSILLFIPATIAGVIIKGLAFMSEEVRHRHNFVIEFTTNAPPRNPLPTSASEEDDGVEPEYFFGSDDELESAEEVDYTRRGEITQEIQQHFGRIKVVLKRGDITKERCDVIVNAANKQLLAGGGVDHAIHSAAGPRVQQECLQIPTANGIRCPEGEVRDTGAGTLPAKRIFHTVGPRWAGGEAGESSLLRNCYVNCITKAVDMGFRSIAFPSISTGIFRYPLEQAAKEAFKAISDTANDFGPGENIEVRFILFSKEDMDAYTSALENSVER, translated from the coding sequence ATGTCAGTGTCAGCCTTCTTTAATACCGAAATCACTTCCACATCCCCCTTGGAAAACGCGGGCAATTTCTGCTTATCCCCCCTTCGTACACTGTTTGGAGGTAGATCCTTTTCCGTCGTTTCGGAAAATGAGAAGGTCATCGAATGGAATCCCCCTAAAAAATCGACCCTGGAAAAGGTCATCATGATCGCCGTCTCCATTCTGCTGTTCATCCCTGCCACAATCGCCGGAGTAATCATCAAAGGACTGGCCTTCATGTCCGAAGAAGTGCGCCATCGGCACAATTTTGTAATCGAGTTCACGACAAACGCCCCTCCGAGAAATCCATTACCAACAAGCGCTTCCGAAGAGGATGATGGGGTGGAACCTGAGTATTTTTTCGGCTCCGATGATGAGCTAGAATCCGCCGAAGAGGTGGACTACACCCGCAGAGGCGAGATCACGCAGGAGATACAGCAGCACTTCGGTAGAATCAAGGTGGTCTTGAAAAGAGGAGACATCACCAAAGAGCGCTGCGACGTCATCGTCAATGCGGCAAATAAACAATTGCTGGCGGGCGGTGGGGTAGACCACGCCATTCACAGCGCCGCGGGCCCAAGAGTGCAGCAAGAATGCCTTCAGATACCAACCGCAAACGGTATCCGCTGCCCGGAGGGAGAAGTGCGGGATACCGGAGCCGGCACCCTTCCTGCCAAGCGCATTTTCCACACGGTCGGACCACGTTGGGCAGGTGGAGAAGCGGGAGAGAGCTCGCTACTTAGGAATTGCTACGTTAACTGCATCACAAAAGCCGTCGATATGGGATTCCGCTCCATTGCGTTCCCCTCCATCAGCACCGGTATCTTCCGTTACCCTCTCGAGCAAGCAGCAAAAGAAGCCTTCAAAGCAATCAGCGACACCGCCAACGACTTTGGGCCCGGTGAAAACATAGAAGTGCGCTTCATCCTCTTCTCGAAAGAAGACATGGATGCCTACACGTCTGCCCTTGAAAACTCGGTCGAACGATAA
- the rplK gene encoding 50S ribosomal protein L11, with amino-acid sequence MAKKKLEKLIKLQIPAGKANPAPPIGPALGSAGVNIMAFCKEFNAKTQAMAGDILPVVISVYSDKSFTFICKKPPVAEMIKKHSKIEKGSAVPNRDKVGKLSKESVKKIAEDKKQDLNARSLEAAMRLVEGTARSMGVDIVS; translated from the coding sequence ATGGCGAAGAAAAAGCTTGAAAAACTGATCAAGCTGCAAATCCCGGCAGGCAAAGCAAACCCGGCACCTCCTATCGGTCCGGCCCTTGGTTCCGCGGGTGTAAACATCATGGCGTTCTGCAAAGAGTTTAACGCCAAAACACAAGCAATGGCAGGAGACATCCTTCCTGTTGTCATTTCAGTCTATTCGGACAAGAGCTTCACGTTCATCTGCAAAAAACCACCGGTAGCTGAAATGATCAAAAAGCACAGCAAAATCGAAAAAGGCTCCGCTGTGCCAAACAGGGATAAGGTGGGCAAACTGTCCAAAGAATCCGTAAAGAAAATTGCTGAAGATAAAAAGCAAGATCTTAACGCCCGTTCACTGGAAGCAGCAATGCGACTCGTGGAGGGAACAGCGCGCTCTATGGGCGTGGATATCGTATCGTAA
- a CDS encoding amino acid permease encodes MADHQKTTKRSIISTMLLVAGCCIGGGMLGLPVASGGSGFIPSLAMMAVSWLGMTISALLLLEVSLWMEGESHVITMTSRLLGPVGKAVAWVLFLYISYASLVAYAAGGGAQISHFLSYSFDIPIGKDVGAIILTLAFTFVIIFGGEIVGKVNTLLFAGMIGAYFLLISSGVDEVKPQFLEFANWRLAPLAIPFLLTSFSFQTMVPSLTPILKRHPQALRIAIIGGTTIAFIVYAIWQMLILGIIPVEGSEGLIEANRQSVPATQFIESHVQGSLIITISRFFTLFAIVTSYLAMGLGLFDFLADGFSIKKQGKGILILGTMIAVPTLIFSTQFERAFMVAMETSGGIGDTILNGMIPVLMIWIGRYRLGIQNSFRVPGGKILLIAVFSFFMISFLIEMGIQTGVISADHQMTDKLELLEPALMQD; translated from the coding sequence GTGGCCGATCATCAGAAGACTACGAAACGAAGTATAATTTCCACCATGCTGCTGGTTGCGGGTTGCTGCATCGGCGGTGGGATGTTAGGGCTTCCCGTCGCTTCGGGCGGATCAGGGTTTATCCCTTCTCTTGCCATGATGGCAGTGTCTTGGCTGGGAATGACGATTTCGGCTCTGCTTCTGCTTGAAGTAAGTCTTTGGATGGAAGGGGAGAGCCATGTCATCACCATGACATCGCGGCTTCTCGGGCCGGTGGGAAAAGCGGTCGCCTGGGTGCTTTTTCTCTACATTTCTTACGCCTCCCTGGTTGCCTACGCGGCGGGCGGAGGAGCGCAGATATCCCACTTCCTCAGCTACTCCTTCGACATCCCGATCGGTAAAGACGTCGGAGCAATCATCCTGACATTGGCCTTCACTTTCGTCATTATCTTCGGCGGGGAGATTGTCGGTAAAGTCAACACCCTTCTTTTCGCAGGGATGATCGGCGCCTATTTCCTACTCATCTCCTCCGGAGTCGATGAAGTGAAACCGCAATTTTTGGAATTTGCCAACTGGAGACTGGCTCCGCTCGCCATTCCTTTCCTTCTGACATCTTTCAGTTTTCAGACGATGGTTCCGAGTTTGACTCCCATTCTTAAAAGGCACCCGCAGGCTTTAAGGATCGCGATCATTGGCGGAACAACCATCGCTTTTATCGTCTATGCAATCTGGCAGATGCTCATCTTGGGGATTATTCCCGTGGAGGGGTCGGAGGGTTTGATCGAGGCAAACCGTCAGTCGGTGCCGGCTACTCAGTTTATTGAAAGCCATGTCCAAGGCTCTTTAATCATCACGATCTCCCGCTTTTTCACCTTGTTCGCGATCGTCACCTCTTATCTGGCGATGGGGCTTGGTCTGTTTGACTTTTTGGCCGACGGTTTTTCGATCAAAAAGCAGGGCAAGGGTATCTTGATCCTTGGTACGATGATTGCCGTGCCGACGCTGATTTTCTCCACTCAGTTTGAGAGAGCTTTCATGGTCGCCATGGAGACGTCGGGTGGTATCGGCGATACCATCTTAAACGGGATGATCCCGGTGCTGATGATCTGGATCGGCCGCTACAGACTCGGCATTCAGAACTCCTTCAGGGTTCCCGGAGGAAAGATCCTCTTGATCGCCGTGTTCTCTTTCTTTATGATCTCTTTCTTAATTGAAATGGGCATTCAGACGGGGGTAATCTCCGCAGATCACCAGATGACAGACAAGCTCGAGCTGTTAGAGCCGGCCCTCATGCAAGATTAA
- the secE gene encoding preprotein translocase subunit SecE encodes MTVGVKVMEEKKAEKATTAITSRATAKKSQSYLSEIKSEFSKITWTDKDELAFYTKLVVGATFVSGVAVYVVDLSIRACLTSLETIVKFIFG; translated from the coding sequence ATGACGGTCGGTGTGAAAGTGATGGAAGAGAAAAAGGCAGAAAAGGCGACGACGGCGATAACAAGCAGAGCGACAGCGAAAAAATCCCAATCCTACCTCTCCGAGATCAAAAGCGAGTTCAGCAAAATCACCTGGACTGACAAAGATGAGCTAGCCTTCTATACCAAGCTCGTCGTTGGAGCGACATTTGTATCGGGCGTTGCAGTCTATGTTGTCGATCTTTCGATCAGAGCCTGCTTGACGTCTCTCGAGACAATTGTGAAGTTTATCTTCGGATAA
- a CDS encoding Hsp70 family protein — protein MQKMRYIIGIDLGTTNCTMAYAERESDPIAVKQFAIPQMTAPGVKEELFSLPSFIYFPLEEEEGQLEVVSEEGSRFVIGAYAKSRGEEVPDRLVASSKSWLCQSSVDRRAKNLPFNSKDPSRKASPLEASARLLRHLKEAWDSKMDAPFNEQKILITVPASFDPSARQLVQEAAELAGYPEAVFLEEPQAAFYAWLGAQGDAWRSQLKVGDDILVVDIGGGTTDFSLIKVEDREGALELTRSQVGPHLLLGGDNIDLSLAYLAKDKLEALGHSIDSWQLTALKHAARRAKEELLAEGSKKKSADLSIMGRGSKLIGGSLKAKIEKEEALALILDGFCPIIPSSEKALADKRAGFQEAGLPYVSDPRITAQLSKFLTNGDDITTPAFILFNGGTMKASALQDRILETLANWAREKSKPAPQALPGHDLDHAVSIGAVYYGFSKEGKAVRIKSGLSRSYFIGVEEPMPAVPGRKPPVRALCIAPIGMEEGTETMLEREEFQLAIGEIASFRFFSLDKKTIPQGELATGLWVSKPESTLTELHSIETVLPREEGDSPFVFVKLKVRYTELGVLELFCRSEAGREWKLEFDLRKQEADSLV, from the coding sequence ATGCAAAAGATGCGCTACATCATCGGCATCGACTTAGGAACCACTAACTGCACAATGGCCTATGCCGAAAGAGAGAGCGATCCAATCGCGGTCAAGCAGTTTGCCATACCCCAGATGACCGCGCCCGGTGTTAAGGAGGAGTTATTCAGCCTTCCCTCCTTTATCTATTTTCCTCTGGAAGAAGAAGAGGGACAGCTTGAGGTTGTGAGCGAAGAGGGGAGTCGTTTTGTAATCGGCGCCTATGCCAAAAGCCGGGGAGAAGAGGTGCCTGACAGGCTGGTTGCCTCCTCTAAATCATGGCTCTGCCAGTCCTCTGTCGACAGGCGGGCTAAAAACCTTCCATTTAATTCCAAGGATCCAAGCCGCAAGGCAAGTCCCCTTGAAGCATCCGCACGCCTTTTACGTCATTTAAAAGAGGCGTGGGACAGCAAGATGGACGCCCCCTTCAATGAGCAAAAAATTCTGATCACAGTGCCTGCCTCGTTTGATCCGTCCGCCAGGCAGCTCGTGCAGGAGGCAGCGGAGCTGGCCGGGTATCCCGAAGCGGTCTTTTTAGAAGAGCCGCAAGCGGCCTTTTATGCCTGGCTTGGCGCCCAGGGTGATGCCTGGCGCTCACAGCTTAAAGTAGGCGATGATATCTTGGTCGTCGACATCGGCGGGGGTACGACAGACTTTTCCCTGATCAAAGTCGAAGATCGGGAAGGGGCGTTAGAGCTCACCCGTTCGCAGGTGGGTCCTCATCTTCTGTTGGGAGGCGACAATATCGACCTCTCGCTGGCGTACCTTGCAAAAGATAAGCTCGAAGCCCTCGGCCACTCCATCGACAGCTGGCAGCTTACAGCGCTAAAGCACGCGGCCAGGAGAGCAAAAGAGGAGCTTCTCGCTGAAGGCTCGAAAAAGAAGAGCGCGGATCTCTCTATTATGGGCAGAGGCTCCAAATTGATCGGAGGCTCTCTAAAAGCCAAAATAGAAAAGGAGGAGGCGCTAGCCCTCATTCTAGATGGTTTTTGCCCGATCATTCCGAGCAGCGAAAAGGCCCTTGCCGATAAGAGAGCTGGCTTTCAGGAAGCGGGGCTTCCCTATGTCAGCGATCCGAGGATCACGGCGCAGTTGTCTAAGTTTTTAACAAACGGCGATGATATCACCACTCCGGCTTTTATCCTCTTTAACGGAGGAACGATGAAAGCGTCGGCGCTGCAGGATAGAATCTTGGAGACCCTCGCCAATTGGGCGCGCGAAAAAAGCAAGCCCGCTCCCCAAGCCCTTCCCGGCCACGATCTGGACCATGCGGTCTCCATCGGTGCCGTTTATTACGGATTTTCCAAAGAGGGCAAAGCTGTCCGCATCAAGAGCGGACTCTCCCGCAGCTATTTCATCGGCGTCGAAGAGCCGATGCCGGCAGTACCGGGACGAAAGCCTCCCGTCCGCGCCCTCTGCATTGCACCCATCGGAATGGAAGAGGGGACAGAAACGATGCTGGAGCGCGAAGAATTTCAGTTGGCTATTGGTGAGATCGCCTCCTTCCGCTTCTTCTCGCTTGATAAAAAAACGATTCCGCAAGGGGAGCTAGCGACCGGACTGTGGGTAAGCAAGCCGGAGTCGACCTTGACGGAGCTCCATTCGATCGAGACCGTGCTGCCAAGAGAAGAGGGAGACAGCCCCTTTGTCTTTGTGAAGCTGAAAGTGCGCTACACTGAACTTGGTGTACTGGAGCTTTTCTGCAGGTCGGAAGCGGGACGTGAGTGGAAGCTTGAGTTTGACTTGAGAAAACAAGAGGCAGATTCTCTCGTCTAG
- the rplA gene encoding 50S ribosomal protein L1 gives MGRPSKRIREIAKMVEPAKVYTVEEAIDILKKCPPVKFDQTVDLSLQIGVDPRKSDQQVRGTVTLPNGTGKSLKILVFAQGEKIDEALKAGADYAGNDDLFEKVNSGWTDFDAVVATPDMMRQVGKLGKVLGPRGLMPTPKAGSVTADVGKAVQELKGGKIEFKVDRHGVINNVVGKLSFDKAKLVENLTTFLQAVFKAKPSSAKGNYMKSLALSSTMGPGIKIDLRQIDIG, from the coding sequence ATGGGTCGACCAAGCAAACGAATTCGGGAGATAGCCAAGATGGTGGAGCCGGCAAAGGTTTACACTGTCGAAGAAGCTATCGACATATTGAAGAAATGTCCTCCGGTCAAATTTGACCAGACAGTGGACCTCTCTCTTCAAATCGGCGTTGACCCACGTAAGTCGGACCAGCAAGTCAGAGGCACCGTGACTTTACCGAATGGCACGGGTAAATCTTTGAAGATCCTCGTGTTCGCACAAGGTGAGAAGATTGACGAGGCTCTGAAAGCTGGGGCGGACTACGCGGGCAATGATGACCTTTTTGAAAAAGTGAACAGCGGATGGACGGATTTTGACGCCGTCGTCGCAACCCCCGACATGATGCGTCAGGTGGGTAAGCTGGGTAAAGTGCTCGGTCCGAGAGGACTGATGCCAACCCCCAAAGCCGGTTCCGTAACGGCCGACGTCGGCAAAGCGGTGCAGGAATTGAAAGGCGGTAAAATCGAATTTAAAGTCGATCGCCACGGGGTAATCAACAATGTGGTTGGAAAGCTCTCGTTCGACAAGGCAAAGCTTGTTGAGAACTTGACTACTTTCCTGCAGGCTGTCTTCAAAGCGAAGCCATCCAGCGCGAAAGGCAACTACATGAAGAGCTTAGCCCTATCTTCCACGATGGGCCCAGGCATCAAGATCGATTTAAGACAAATTGACATCGGATAA
- the infA gene encoding translation initiation factor IF-1, whose product MPKEDTLKIDGVVDELLPNMQFRVKLNNGMLVLAHLCGKMRMKNIRVLVGDIVTVEMSPYDLSKARITYRQK is encoded by the coding sequence ATGCCCAAAGAGGATACATTAAAGATTGACGGCGTTGTAGACGAGTTGTTGCCCAATATGCAATTTCGCGTCAAGCTCAACAATGGGATGCTGGTTTTAGCACACCTGTGCGGCAAGATGCGCATGAAAAATATCAGGGTCTTAGTCGGCGACATCGTGACAGTCGAAATGTCCCCTTATGACTTAAGTAAAGCACGCATTACTTACAGACAGAAGTAG
- a CDS encoding SufE family protein, translated as MNNESCIHRQNILKDRFFKLPNEEAKYDMIIQMGKKIAPMDPLYLQPENLVAGCQSQMFLVASEKEGKVFFQVASDALISAGLAALMLEVYNGETAETILTCPPVFIDELGIATSLTPSRANGLYSVHLRMKQEALKLIIKRQKQS; from the coding sequence ATGAACAACGAAAGCTGTATCCACCGACAAAACATCCTAAAAGATCGATTTTTTAAGCTTCCGAACGAAGAGGCCAAGTATGATATGATCATTCAAATGGGAAAAAAGATCGCGCCAATGGATCCTCTCTACCTCCAGCCCGAAAACCTGGTAGCCGGATGCCAAAGCCAGATGTTTTTGGTCGCGAGCGAGAAAGAGGGCAAGGTCTTTTTCCAAGTCGCTTCCGATGCTCTTATCTCCGCAGGACTCGCTGCCCTAATGCTGGAAGTCTACAATGGCGAGACAGCCGAAACCATCCTCACCTGCCCTCCCGTTTTCATCGATGAGCTAGGCATAGCCACCTCTCTAACTCCCAGTAGAGCCAACGGATTGTACAGCGTGCACCTGCGCATGAAGCAAGAGGCGCTCAAATTGATCATCAAGCGGCAAAAACAAAGCTAA
- a CDS encoding M24 family metallopeptidase, with translation MEKIQQAQKILREKKLDGWLLYDFRRSNTLAIKFLELQESAHLTRRLAYFIPAEGEPVKIVHAIEDFHLDHLPGRKVSYAGWQAFHERIAEVTRGKKIAMEYSPLGAIPYVSKVDAGIVELISGFGASVFSSKDLLQHFTVVMDEEAIHTMQQAGAFLEETATSAFLMIEKRLQQGESVTEASVQRFIQEAFDKKGYITDSPPICAAGKNSANPHYAGGEGEIRKGDPVLIDLWCKKDQPGSIYGDITKMGYAGMSPPARFQEVFALVREAQKAATDLVIKRVEAGETLLGYEVDDAARIVIQKKGYGPHFIHRTGHNIHTETHGDGANMDNYETHDDREVIAATAFSIEPGIYLRGEFGVRLEYDLLVHPDRRVEIIGGVQDSLFLLDV, from the coding sequence ATGGAGAAAATTCAGCAGGCACAAAAGATTCTAAGGGAGAAGAAGCTCGACGGCTGGCTCTTATATGATTTCAGGCGCTCCAATACATTGGCCATTAAATTTCTTGAGCTGCAAGAGAGCGCTCACTTAACGCGCCGCCTGGCCTATTTCATTCCGGCAGAGGGCGAACCCGTCAAGATCGTACATGCGATTGAAGATTTTCATCTCGATCATCTCCCTGGAAGAAAAGTGTCTTATGCCGGCTGGCAGGCATTTCATGAACGTATCGCGGAAGTGACGCGCGGGAAGAAGATTGCCATGGAGTACTCTCCGCTGGGGGCGATCCCGTATGTCTCCAAGGTCGATGCCGGCATCGTCGAACTCATCTCCGGCTTTGGCGCAAGCGTCTTCTCTTCCAAGGACCTACTCCAGCATTTCACAGTAGTGATGGATGAGGAGGCGATCCACACCATGCAGCAGGCAGGAGCATTTCTTGAGGAAACTGCCACAAGCGCTTTTTTGATGATTGAAAAGCGTCTGCAGCAAGGCGAGTCTGTGACAGAAGCGTCTGTCCAGCGCTTTATTCAGGAAGCGTTCGACAAAAAGGGCTATATCACCGACAGCCCACCGATCTGCGCGGCGGGAAAAAATAGCGCCAATCCCCACTACGCAGGAGGGGAGGGAGAGATTAGGAAAGGAGATCCTGTCTTGATCGACCTGTGGTGCAAAAAAGACCAACCAGGTTCCATCTATGGCGACATCACTAAAATGGGCTATGCCGGCATGAGTCCACCCGCCCGTTTTCAGGAGGTGTTTGCTCTGGTGCGAGAAGCTCAGAAGGCCGCGACGGATCTTGTCATCAAGAGAGTGGAGGCGGGAGAGACCCTATTGGGGTATGAAGTCGATGACGCCGCAAGGATAGTCATTCAGAAAAAGGGGTACGGCCCCCATTTTATCCACCGCACCGGACACAACATCCACACGGAAACTCATGGCGATGGCGCCAACATGGACAACTACGAGACCCATGACGACCGCGAGGTGATCGCTGCCACGGCTTTTTCCATCGAACCCGGCATCTATCTCAGGGGAGAGTTTGGTGTAAGGCTCGAATATGATCTTTTGGTGCATCCAGACAGGCGAGTCGAGATCATCGGCGGTGTGCAAGACTCCCTCTTTCTTTTAGACGTCTAG
- the nusG gene encoding transcription termination/antitermination protein NusG produces MHKWYVIQVMSAQENRVQKALLEQLSHQGMTDYIERVLVPTENVSEVKQGQQKVVERRIWPGYILVKMIMNDDTWQYVKKTPGVIDFLGGNSPTSLTDAEVDEILKDLEHKQKSITQKHKFKPGDTVKIIDGVFVNFVGTVTEVLHEKGRLSVSVSIFGRETQVDDLEFTQVEEVSEDAIANE; encoded by the coding sequence ATGCATAAATGGTACGTCATCCAAGTCATGTCCGCCCAAGAGAACAGGGTTCAGAAAGCATTGCTTGAACAGCTTTCGCACCAGGGAATGACAGACTATATCGAGCGTGTCTTGGTTCCGACGGAGAATGTGTCTGAAGTCAAGCAAGGACAGCAAAAAGTTGTCGAAAGAAGAATTTGGCCAGGATACATCCTGGTTAAGATGATCATGAACGACGACACCTGGCAGTATGTTAAGAAAACGCCCGGGGTAATCGATTTCTTAGGGGGAAATTCTCCCACTTCTCTGACAGATGCCGAAGTGGATGAAATCTTAAAAGATCTCGAACACAAGCAGAAGTCTATCACGCAAAAGCACAAATTCAAGCCAGGAGATACCGTCAAGATTATCGATGGCGTGTTTGTCAACTTTGTGGGAACAGTCACAGAAGTGCTGCATGAAAAAGGCCGCTTAAGCGTTAGCGTATCCATCTTCGGGCGTGAGACACAGGTGGATGATTTAGAATTTACACAGGTCGAAGAAGTCAGCGAAGATGCAATCGCTAACGAGTAG
- the tuf gene encoding elongation factor Tu, with product MAKETFQRNKPHVNIGTVGHVDHGKTTLTAAITKVLSKIGGAKFKGYDEIDNAPEEKARGITINASHVEYETENRHYAHVDCPGHADYVKNMITGAAQMDGAILVVSATDGAMPQTREHILLCHQMQVPAIVVFLNKVDMLSEGDEELLDLVEMELHELLESKGYKNAPIIRGSALRALEGDAKYEEKIVELMSTVDKAIPTPQRDVDKPFLMPIEDVFSISGRGTVATGRVERGVIRLNDKMHLVGFQDTMETVATGLEMFNKILDEARAGENVGVLMRGVDKNRVQRGMVLAAPGTCTPHTEFVGQVYVLTKEEGGRHKPFFTGYRPQFYFRTTDVTGSVELQQGVEMVMPGDNIEITAKLIAPVAMEEGMRFAIREGGRTIGAGTVTKILK from the coding sequence ATGGCTAAAGAAACATTTCAACGTAACAAGCCGCACGTTAACATCGGCACTGTCGGCCACGTTGACCACGGCAAAACAACTCTGACTGCCGCAATCACAAAAGTTCTTTCCAAGATCGGTGGAGCTAAATTCAAAGGCTATGATGAAATCGACAACGCGCCTGAAGAAAAAGCTCGTGGTATCACAATCAACGCTTCGCACGTCGAATACGAAACAGAAAACAGACACTACGCACACGTTGACTGCCCCGGCCACGCTGACTACGTAAAGAACATGATCACAGGTGCCGCCCAGATGGACGGAGCTATCCTCGTTGTTTCCGCAACTGACGGTGCTATGCCACAGACAAGAGAACACATCCTCCTTTGCCACCAGATGCAGGTTCCTGCAATCGTCGTCTTCTTGAACAAAGTCGACATGCTGAGCGAAGGCGATGAAGAGCTTCTCGACCTGGTCGAAATGGAACTTCACGAACTTCTCGAATCCAAAGGCTATAAAAACGCCCCGATCATTCGTGGTTCAGCTCTCCGCGCTCTCGAAGGCGATGCGAAGTACGAAGAAAAAATCGTTGAGTTGATGAGCACAGTTGACAAAGCGATCCCAACACCTCAGCGTGACGTTGACAAGCCTTTCTTGATGCCGATTGAAGACGTGTTCTCTATCTCCGGCCGTGGAACTGTTGCCACTGGCAGGGTTGAAAGAGGCGTTATCCGTCTTAACGACAAAATGCACCTCGTCGGCTTCCAAGACACAATGGAAACTGTTGCTACAGGCCTTGAAATGTTCAACAAAATCCTCGACGAAGCCAGAGCTGGTGAAAACGTCGGCGTTCTGATGAGGGGTGTTGACAAGAACAGAGTTCAGAGAGGAATGGTTCTGGCCGCTCCAGGAACTTGCACACCGCACACTGAGTTCGTTGGTCAAGTTTACGTATTGACAAAAGAAGAAGGCGGACGTCACAAGCCTTTCTTCACTGGATACAGACCTCAGTTCTACTTCAGAACGACAGACGTAACCGGCTCGGTTGAACTCCAGCAAGGAGTCGAGATGGTTATGCCAGGCGACAACATCGAGATCACAGCAAAACTGATTGCTCCAGTCGCGATGGAAGAAGGTATGCGCTTTGCTATCCGTGAAGGTGGCAGAACGATCGGCGCAGGAACTGTAACAAAGATCCTTAAATAA
- a CDS encoding DUF2760 domain-containing protein produces the protein MSFKLAIQAFFKALKKPEEAKKFVEGQPQVCQPRVELKKDESKPGSLEMLALLQQKGRLVDFLQEEIVSYPDADIGSCVRKIHEDCRKTLEEAVAIRPVLQEKEGSSYTVPQGYDARAIKVVGNAAGHPPFQGIVRHSGWKATKAGVDGLAVIYPAEIEVR, from the coding sequence ATGAGCTTCAAACTCGCGATACAAGCTTTCTTTAAAGCACTCAAAAAGCCGGAAGAGGCAAAGAAGTTTGTCGAGGGACAGCCCCAAGTTTGTCAGCCGAGGGTGGAGCTCAAAAAAGACGAATCAAAGCCGGGCAGCCTTGAGATGCTTGCCCTTTTGCAGCAAAAGGGCCGCCTGGTCGACTTCTTACAGGAAGAGATCGTCTCTTATCCGGACGCCGACATCGGCTCTTGTGTACGCAAGATCCATGAAGACTGCCGCAAAACCCTCGAAGAGGCTGTGGCCATCAGGCCTGTGCTTCAAGAAAAAGAGGGTTCCTCTTACACGGTACCGCAAGGCTATGACGCAAGGGCGATAAAAGTGGTCGGCAACGCCGCCGGCCATCCCCCTTTTCAGGGAATCGTTCGTCATAGCGGTTGGAAAGCCACCAAGGCAGGTGTTGACGGCCTCGCCGTAATCTACCCCGCCGAGATCGAAGTTCGCTAA
- a CDS encoding protein-tyrosine phosphatase family protein: MQQGAVSRNYGRILQTAGFCTRYSNILPYDYNIPTLDSYINASRVIFEDIAFIATQAPMIAFFSGRTETLSHFIDMTLASGSKTIVTLLNKAESGKADPYWEGNQPLDGDRWLVCEKQEPLVHTPRGERLVKRTLLIKDKNQIELDRVTQFHYEHWPDHGPPNEELFNDFLTKIEKHAEKGPLVTHCSAGVGRTGTFIAALGLRKKMREQLAKDSKTKPTVNMAQVILELRLQRNGMIQSASQISAIEAALKTHYQELTA, from the coding sequence ATTCAGCAAGGAGCGGTCTCAAGAAATTACGGCAGGATTCTGCAAACGGCAGGATTCTGCACCCGCTACAGCAATATTCTTCCCTATGACTACAATATTCCTACACTAGATAGTTACATCAACGCCAGCAGGGTTATCTTTGAAGATATTGCGTTCATCGCAACGCAAGCCCCCATGATCGCATTTTTTAGCGGCAGAACCGAGACTCTGTCGCATTTCATCGATATGACGCTGGCTTCGGGTTCTAAGACAATCGTAACTCTGCTTAATAAGGCAGAGAGTGGAAAAGCAGATCCCTACTGGGAAGGCAATCAGCCGCTGGACGGCGACCGATGGCTTGTATGTGAAAAGCAGGAGCCGCTCGTTCATACTCCACGAGGCGAGCGCCTGGTCAAGAGGACGTTACTCATCAAGGATAAAAACCAAATTGAACTTGACAGAGTTACCCAGTTCCACTACGAGCACTGGCCCGATCACGGTCCGCCAAATGAAGAGCTATTCAACGACTTCCTCACAAAAATTGAAAAGCACGCTGAAAAAGGGCCCCTCGTCACGCACTGCAGCGCGGGTGTGGGAAGGACTGGCACTTTCATCGCCGCTCTTGGCCTGCGCAAGAAAATGCGCGAGCAGCTAGCTAAGGATAGCAAAACAAAACCCACGGTAAACATGGCACAGGTGATACTGGAGCTTAGATTGCAAAGAAACGGGATGATTCAGTCCGCCTCGCAGATCTCCGCTATTGAAGCGGCGCTCAAAACGCACTATCAGGAACTGACTGCCTAA